A region of Ferviditalea candida DNA encodes the following proteins:
- a CDS encoding ABC transporter permease, with translation MSNAQKALVMAAGIFLAIALITLAVVLFVSAQDSTKAAQSNFSNIQTELSQTAFTVYDNTLVSGSQVVNALRKFNDQDQFGIQVVTGKNPAGQWYGKVINTGVPMDSITYGSVVGPAPGRLDHTMDEANVNYVNPSGKFRAQLVKDSSNVIRGIVFRQQ, from the coding sequence ATGTCCAACGCGCAAAAAGCACTTGTTATGGCCGCAGGCATTTTCCTCGCTATCGCCCTTATTACGCTGGCAGTTGTATTGTTTGTATCCGCCCAAGATTCGACCAAAGCGGCGCAAAGCAATTTCAGCAACATTCAAACGGAGCTGTCCCAAACGGCGTTCACCGTTTACGACAATACGCTCGTATCCGGAAGCCAAGTCGTCAACGCGCTGCGCAAGTTCAACGATCAGGATCAATTCGGCATTCAGGTTGTGACAGGGAAAAATCCGGCTGGACAATGGTACGGCAAGGTAATCAATACGGGCGTTCCGATGGATAGCATCACGTACGGTTCAGTGGTCGGTCCTGCGCCCGGCCGGCTCGATCATACGATGGATGAAGCCAACGTCAACTATGTGAATCCGAGCGGCAAGTTCCGGGCGCAGCTGGTGAAGGACAGCAGCAACGTCATTCGCGGCATTGTGTTCCGTCAGCAGTAA
- a CDS encoding copper amine oxidase N-terminal domain-containing protein encodes MKKWVSASLSLAMFFGLATGISSAQAKTPAFVSVVMDGEKIWFPDAQAFVDENSRTLVPVRFVAEKMNAKVGWEAETMTVPIERGDQRILLTIGESTAMVNGKEETFDTKAIISGGRTFVPLRFVSEVLGATVKWDDAASTALISTREGAEAKYDQWGRLIRTIDLPKNAKDYPYILADVPNEMYEMKYPHSHPDPTERKVSSELYSTIPEFKKENVDIWMSRLKAFGAVWLNADYQTIDYNWADELFANKVQLNGSELKYIKRYVDWVKENHIQMEGYLDPEPSMIYDDGFGGYHVRSKFRIKFDAFTNNERLIYDTWFPNDVAFEKGVWYEGYTDIYLSTNVGGNWGRTLKVDPQASLFRNYLMKKAG; translated from the coding sequence GTGAAAAAATGGGTAAGCGCCAGTCTGTCGCTGGCGATGTTTTTTGGTCTTGCGACTGGCATCTCCAGCGCGCAGGCTAAAACGCCGGCGTTTGTCAGCGTCGTCATGGATGGGGAAAAGATCTGGTTTCCCGATGCCCAAGCATTCGTTGATGAAAACAGCCGTACGCTCGTCCCGGTGCGCTTTGTCGCCGAAAAGATGAACGCCAAGGTGGGGTGGGAAGCGGAGACAATGACGGTGCCGATTGAGCGGGGCGACCAGCGCATCCTGCTGACGATTGGCGAGAGCACAGCGATGGTCAATGGGAAAGAGGAGACCTTTGATACGAAGGCTATTATAAGCGGAGGCAGAACATTTGTCCCGCTGCGATTTGTCAGCGAGGTGCTGGGCGCGACGGTGAAGTGGGATGATGCCGCTTCGACCGCATTGATCTCAACTAGAGAAGGTGCGGAGGCGAAGTACGATCAATGGGGCCGCTTGATCCGTACAATCGACCTGCCAAAGAATGCGAAGGATTACCCGTATATTTTGGCAGATGTGCCAAACGAGATGTATGAGATGAAGTATCCACATTCTCACCCGGATCCGACGGAAAGAAAAGTTTCTTCCGAATTGTACTCGACCATACCTGAGTTCAAGAAAGAAAATGTTGATATTTGGATGTCGCGCCTAAAAGCATTTGGGGCAGTTTGGCTGAATGCGGATTATCAAACGATTGATTACAATTGGGCAGACGAATTGTTTGCGAACAAAGTCCAATTGAATGGAAGTGAACTGAAGTATATAAAGCGATACGTAGACTGGGTCAAGGAGAACCATATACAGATGGAAGGTTATCTTGATCCGGAACCATCGATGATTTATGACGATGGGTTTGGCGGTTATCACGTACGTTCAAAGTTTAGAATTAAATTTGATGCATTTACGAATAATGAAAGGCTTATATACGATACTTGGTTTCCCAACGACGTCGCGTTTGAGAAGGGCGTTTGGTATGAAGGTTATACCGACATATACTTATCTACAAATGTAGGTGGTAATTGGGGTAGAACATTAAAGGTTGACCCTCAAGCAAGTCTGTTTCGAAATTACCTCATGAAAAAGGCAGGGTAA